TGGGGTGAGACCGGGCAGAATGAGCAGGTCTTTCTCACTTGCGCGGTTGAGCTCGAGACGTATGCCTTCGAGGTCGCGCAACAAGTCGTTATAAGCTTCGGCTTCGCCTTCGGTGTAGATGGCGGACGGTTGCGCGAATAGGAGCGCGGGAAGGCACAGAGTGAAAACAATGTGCCATGCGAGTGTGCGGATGTGAAAGATGTGTTCTGGCATTGGGCACGTTTGCGATATAAAGGTCTTAATTTACAGTAAGTTGCTTTATTTCTGCAATAGACCTTATGCAAACGGTATGCCAGAAGAAGTGAGAAGGGTGAAGTAAGAAGTTAGAAGGCCTCGTTCTACCACCTCAGGGCGGGTGCTTTTTCATCCTTTATCCTTCACACTTCCTACTTCTTATACGGTTCTATTCTGCCGTTGCGGATGGTGAGCATATACATCCAGGCATTTTCCCGATGGCCTTTGCCAAAGGATATTTGGCCGGTTGCACCGGGTATATCTGTGAGGGTTTCAAGGTGCTCTCGCAGGCGGTCTCGGGTGGTGCCGCCCGCGTTTATGCCGTGCAGGATGGATAGCATGGCATCGTATCCGAGGGCAGCAACGATATTCTGTTCTTTGCCAAAGCGCGAGCGGTAGGCGTTGACAAAATTTTGCACGGATTCAAGATGGCTCTGGTCGTAATATTTTGCGACAAAAATAGCACCATCGACGTAATTACCGCCATCGCGAGCCACTTCATCGTGGTTCCAGCCATCACTACCGAGCACCTGGGAAGAAACGAGGGCGGAATGAAATTGGGGGGCGATGAGTAAGATGTCTTCAGCGCCACCCGCAATGAGGATGCCGTCCAGGGCTTCGACAACTTCGAGTTGCACAGTGTCCGGATCAACTACGACGGGTGGGGGCGGAGCAACGCGTATGTTGCCGAGGATTAATGAGTCAATTGCCGAAGCGAGATCGTCGGGCGCTTGAAGTGCCAGTCCCGCGATGCGTATGCGTTCAAATTGGCGGCGATAATCCGTAGTGCCGGGTTCGTACCATTCTTGAATGAGCACTTCGGCACCGAGGTCTTCGGCTCTGGTGGCAAATTCGCGGGCGATGCTCTGGCCATAATCATCTCGAGATGCAAGTGAAGCCAGCGTTCGCAAACCCTGTTTATTCACGGCGTGTTCTGCAATGCGCCTGCCCTGTGCCCCTGGTGTTGCATTGACTTGAAAAACATAGGGACTGAGGGATGCAATGCCGTCGTCTGAGGCTGTTGGGGCCACCAGGGGCACTTTTTGGGCACTTAGCATAGTTGCAATAGGCGTGGTTACCGCGCTTGTGAGTGCGCCGATGATGGCGAGTACATCGCGTTCTTCAACAAGGCGCTGTACCGCGCGTGCTGCGCGAATGGGGTCGCCTGCGGAGTCTTCAAATATCAGTTCGACCTGGTCGTGAGATGCGAGTGGATTGCGGTCTCTCGCAAGTGTGATGCCGTTGCGGAGGTCTTCGCCGCTTGGGGTGTCCAATGGGGCGATGACGCCGATTTTATAGCGCGCCTTTTGGGGTTCTGGTTCCGGGGTAGGTTGGGACGAAGATATGAGGATTTGTCGCGCGAGCACAGCGAATTGCCCATTTGGATGGTGATCGAGAAAGAGAGTCAGGTATTTGTTGCCTTTTTCGAGGTCGTCGAGTTTGATGTGCCAGTGCGCTTTGCCAAAGGCAATGGCTTCGTCAATGATGGCGCGATTAAAATCTGTTTTCAAATTTTCGACCTCGCTATCAGGCAGTTTTTCGCTGCCCGATAGTTGGCTTAGGCGGTCGGCTGCACGCGCTTTGGTGCGTATGTCGGCGCGGCTGGTGAGTACGCGCGCATATTGTGTGGCGGCGTTGTAAATCTGGTGTTGGTGAAAATAACAGTCGCCAATGATCAGGTCGGTTTCAGATATGTATCGGCTGCGCGGGTAGTAATGTTGAAGCGCGATGGCTGCGGTCAGAGCCTGATCGTATGCTTTCAATTTGTAGTGCGATTTTGCCAGCATGAATCTCGCGGCAGAGGTGCGCTGATTGGGGGAGTGTTGTTCGATGAGTTCTATAAATCTATCCCGGGCGTCTGATAGATTATCTTGATTATAATGGGCAAGTGCGCGTTGGAAGAGGGTTTCCGCTTTCTGGCTGTATATCTCACCCGATATATGGGTAGAGAAGAGAAAGAGAAACAGGAGTGTGGATAATGTTTTCATTGAACAAAGTTGATAAAATCTTCTGGGTGCAGTTTTTGCAATCTCTGCTGAAGGAGCTCAGGAGGGTGTTTTTGGGACAGTTCGGTACTTTTTTTTATTACTTTTTCGTCAATGTAGATTGGCGCGTCAAATTTGAGTGCCATCAAGATCGCATCGCTGGGGCGCGCGTCGAGTTCCAATGGCGTTACATGGGAAGTGAGATGCAGTTGCGCGCGATAGACGTGGTCTATAATGTCTGTGATGAGCGCGTGTTGAACGCTGGCTTGCAGGTTTTTAATAACCGTTTTGATTAAATCGTGTGCAAATGGACGCGGCGGTTTGAAATTTTCGCCTGCGATATGAAGGGCAAGCGAGAACATTTCACCCATTTGAATCCATATTGGCACGCGGTGGTCGCCATCTTTTTGTTTCAGCATAACAACCGGCTCTTCGAATTGGCGGTCGATAAATATGCCTTCGATTTGGGCTTCATAGACCATGGACGCGACCTCTGTTCGTTTTTGAAAATATAAAAGAGGGCAGTGGAAGGGTCAAGGATCAGTTCTTAGATTTATTCCAAAACGAGTGAGACGGCGAGCCAGCCGCCTACGGGAATGATGTTGGAGATGAGCCGGGGGTGATTGGCAACACGGCGGTTGTAATCCTGTATGCCGCGGCGACCATCGCCTTCGGGCAGTGCGCGATGTGCATGTCCGTGTCCATTGGCATTGTCGGCGATGATGAGCCCGCCCGGTCGCGTATTTTCAAGGGCAAAGTCGAGATATTTGGGATAGCTTTCTTTGTCTGCGTCGATGAAGATGAGGTCAAAAGGCCCATCTTGCACTGCATCTTGCATGAGTTTTGTCCCGTCGCCGAGGCGTACATCTGTTCGGTCGGATAGTCCGGCTTTTTCGTAGTTGCGCCGCGTGACATCGGCGTGTTTGGGTTCAATTTCAAGGGTGATGAATTGCCCGTCTTCGGGCAG
This window of the Gemmatimonadota bacterium genome carries:
- a CDS encoding ABC transporter substrate-binding protein, with the protein product MKTLSTLLFLFLFSTHISGEIYSQKAETLFQRALAHYNQDNLSDARDRFIELIEQHSPNQRTSAARFMLAKSHYKLKAYDQALTAAIALQHYYPRSRYISETDLIIGDCYFHQHQIYNAATQYARVLTSRADIRTKARAADRLSQLSGSEKLPDSEVENLKTDFNRAIIDEAIAFGKAHWHIKLDDLEKGNKYLTLFLDHHPNGQFAVLARQILISSSQPTPEPEPQKARYKIGVIAPLDTPSGEDLRNGITLARDRNPLASHDQVELIFEDSAGDPIRAARAVQRLVEERDVLAIIGALTSAVTTPIATMLSAQKVPLVAPTASDDGIASLSPYVFQVNATPGAQGRRIAEHAVNKQGLRTLASLASRDDYGQSIAREFATRAEDLGAEVLIQEWYEPGTTDYRRQFERIRIAGLALQAPDDLASAIDSLILGNIRVAPPPPVVVDPDTVQLEVVEALDGILIAGGAEDILLIAPQFHSALVSSQVLGSDGWNHDEVARDGGNYVDGAIFVAKYYDQSHLESVQNFVNAYRSRFGKEQNIVAALGYDAMLSILHGINAGGTTRDRLREHLETLTDIPGATGQISFGKGHRENAWMYMLTIRNGRIEPYKK
- a CDS encoding bifunctional nuclease family protein, which gives rise to MVYEAQIEGIFIDRQFEEPVVMLKQKDGDHRVPIWIQMGEMFSLALHIAGENFKPPRPFAHDLIKTVIKNLQASVQHALITDIIDHVYRAQLHLTSHVTPLELDARPSDAILMALKFDAPIYIDEKVIKKSTELSQKHPPELLQQRLQKLHPEDFINFVQ
- a CDS encoding O-methyltransferase; the protein is MQQSYPDLDTYKREVFAREDDLLKNIMPDAAEQGIPRISVSSEAGQTLYLLARTIGAKKILEFGALAGYSGIWLARALPEDGQFITLEIEPKHADVTRRNYEKAGLSDRTDVRLGDGTKLMQDAVQDGPFDLIFIDADKESYPKYLDFALENTRPGGLIIADNANGHGHAHRALPEGDGRRGIQDYNRRVANHPRLISNIIPVGGWLAVSLVLE